One stretch of Brettanomyces nanus chromosome 4, complete sequence DNA includes these proteins:
- the MUP1 gene encoding methionine permease (EggNog:ENOG41), with protein MVDKSGSKNEVETSEWEVASGQVAPLDRNKKEIGTISAIGLIFNRMVGTGIFATTSTIFVLSGSVGLSLILWFVGSLISLAGLYVYMEFGSAITKNGGEKNYVEYVYRKPKFLASAMYASYVFFLGWASGNSIVFGEYILTAAGVTVTRWNERGIGIACVTFAFLVHSINVKAGVYLQNVLGLFKLVIILIITVTGWVALGGGISGAPGKANFHDSFSGTPVTGYGVVTALYNIIWSFIGYSNANYALGEVKNPIKTLRIAGPSAVICLAVIYMLVNIAYFAVVPLDELAGSGQIVASNFFRIAFGRKSEKALSVFVALSALGNVMSVIFSQGRIVQQLGREGILPFSKFFATQKPFNTPMVGLFEHWVVCVITIVAPPPGDAYNFILNLISYPLNIVNMFVAAGLLWLHYRNKKGKESWNPPIKATIPVTMFFLLSSIYLVVAPYVPPSAGQSVYNSLPYYLHCVVGIGIFAFGALYWVVWAWVLPAIGGYRLDSKEELGDDGFWRHRIVKVKNGQDIEEAVEEEQSKEVIPSVGSSSQTEGFETKESTNSVAF; from the coding sequence ATGGTCGATAAGTCTGGATCGAAGAACGAAGTCGAGACCTCCGAATGGGAGGTGGCCTCAGGGCAGGTGGCTCCCCTTGATAGAaataagaaggagattggTACTATTTCCGCAATAGGACTCATTTTTAATCGTATGGTTGGTACTGGTATCTTTGCCACTACCTCAACCATTTTTGTGCTTTCGGGATCTGTGGGTTTGTCGCTTATTCTCTGGTTTGTGGGTTCCCTTATATCCTTGGCCGGTTTGTATGTATACATGGAATTTGGTTCTGCCATCACCAAGAATGGTGGTGAGAAGAACTACGTGGAGTACGTCTATAGAAAGCCAAAATTCTTAGCCTCTGCCATGTACGCTTCCTATGTGTTCTTCCTTGGCTGGGCTTCTGGTAACTCCATCGTTTTTGGTGAGTATATTTTAACTGCTGCTGGTGTTACCGTCACTAGATGGAACGAAAGGGGTATTGGTATCGCCTGTGTGACCTTTGCATTTTTGGTTCATTCTATCAACGTTAAGGCTGGTGTCTACTTGCAGAACGTTCTTGGTTTGTTCAAGTTGGTGATTATTCTTATCATTACCGTTACTGGATGGGTTGCTTTGGGCGGTGGTATAAGTGGTGCTCCTGGAAAGGCCAATTTCCATGATTCATTCAGCGGTACTCCAGTTACTGGTTACGGTGTTGTCACAGCTTTATACAACATTATCTGGTCCTTCATTGGATATTCCAATGCCAACTACGCTCTTGGTGAGGTGAAGAATCCCATCAAAACTCTCAGGATCGCTGGTCCCTCTGCTGTCATCTGTTTGGCGGTCATCTACATGTTGGTGAATATTGCATACTTTGCAGTTGTGCCGTTGGATGAGTTGGCAGGATCTGGACAGATTGTTGCCTCTAACTTCTTCCGAATTGCATTTGGTAGGAAATCGGAAAAGGCCCTTTCGGTGTTTGTGGCCCTCTCTGCTTTGGGTAACGTTATGTCTGTGATTTTCTCTCAAGGTAGAATCGTTCAACAGTTAGGAAGGGAAGGAATCTTACctttttccaaattctttgCTACACAGAAACCGTTTAATACTCCAATGGTTGGCTTGTTTGAGCATTGGGTGGTGTGCGTCATAACTATCGTTGCTCCTCCACCGGGCGATGCCTACAACTTTATTTTGAACTTGATATCATACCCTCTAAACATTGTCAATATGTTTGTGGCTGCAGGTTTACTTTGGTTACATTATAGAAACAAGAAGGGTAAAGAGAGCTGGAATCCTCCTATCAAAGCTACTATACCTGTCACCAtgtttttccttttatCATCGATCTACTTGGTGGTAGCTCCATATGTGCCACCTAGCGCAGGTCAATCTGTGTATAATAGTCTTCCGTATTACCTACACTGTGTAGTGGGTATCGGTATTTTTGCATTTGGTGCTTTGTACTGGGTGGTATGGGCGTGGGTCCTTCCTGCAATTGGAGGATATCGCTTGGACTCCAAGGAAGAGCTAGGCGATGATGGCTTTTGGAGACATCGTATTGTTAAGGTGAAGAACGGACAGGATATTGAGGAGGCTGTCGAGGAAGAGCAAAGCAAGGAAGTAATTCCTTCTGTTGGTTCGTCAAGTCAGACGGAAGGTTTCGAGACAAAAGAATCAACCAATAGTGTGGCATTTTAG
- the IMH3 gene encoding IMP dehydrogenase (BUSCO:EOG093418SW), whose translation MSSPLDCSKALSYLSEYEHMDGLSVTELMDSKINGGLTYNDFLILPSKIDFGSHEVSLDSKLTKRISLKTPFVSSPMDTVTEADMAIKMALSGGIGFIHNNCSSDEQAEMVRKVKKYENGFINDPVVISQDRTVGEVKVLGKELGFSSFPVTSNGKLGGKLIGIVTSRDTQFHEADQDPISEIMTTELITARNGISLKEGNRILQKSKKGKLPIVDDKFNFVSMLSLTDLQKNHDYPYASKSPHAKQLLCGAAISTLRSDRERLTKLVAAGLDVVVLDSSQGNSTFQLEMLKWAKETYPELEVVAGNVVCREQAAELIAAGADALRIGMGSGSICITQEVMACGRPQATAVYNVCEFAKKFGVPCMADGGIQNIGHIIKAIALGATTVMMGGLLAGTTEAPGNYFYRDGKRLKVYRGMGSIDAMQQTDSNANASTSRYFSQDDKVLVAQGVSGSVEDKGSIVKFIPYLFNGMQHSCQDVGVKSLTALIDETANGKVRFEFRTPSAQFEGGVHNLYSYEKRLHN comes from the coding sequence ATGTCTTCTCCCTTGGATTGCTCAAAGGCTCTTTCTTACCTTTCTGAGTACGAACATATGGACGGATTGTCTGTTACGGAATTGATGGATTCCAAAATCAATGGAGGTTTGACCTATAATgattttttgatcttgCCTAGTAAAATTGATTTTGGTTCTCACGAGGTTTCCTTGGACTCTAAGCTTACCAAGAGGATCAGTTTGAAAACCCCTTTCGTCTCCTCTCCTATGGATACTGTTACTGAGGCAGATATGGCCATTAAAATGGCTCTTTCCGGTGGTATTGGTTTCATCCACAATAACTGTTCTTCCGATGAACAAGCTGAAATGGTTAGAAAGGTCAAGAAGTATGAGAATGGTTTCATCAACGACCCGGTGGTCATTTCCCAGGACCGCACTGTTGGTGAGGTCAAGGTTCTTGGTAAAGAATTAGGATTCAGTTCCTTCCCTGTTACCAGTAATGGTAAACTGGGTGGTAAATTGATCGGTATCGTCACTTCCAGAGATACTCAGTTCCATGAGGCTGATCAAGATCCAATCTCTGAGATCATGACAACAGAACTGATCACGGCTAGAAATGgtatctctttgaaagaaggtAACCGTATCTTGCAGAAGTCCAAGAAGGGTAAATTACCTATTGTGGATGATAAGTTTAACTTTGTTTCGATGCTTTCTCTCACTGATTTGCAGAAAAATCACGATTATCCATACGCTTCGAAGTCTCCTCATGCTAAGCAGTTGCTTTGTGGTGCCGCCATTAGTACTTTGAGATCCGATAGAGAACGTCTTACAAAGCTGGTTGCTGCTGGCTTGGATGTTGTTGTGTTGGACTCTTCTCAGGGTAATTCGACTTTCCAGCTGGAAATGCTTAAGTGGGCAAAGGAGACTTACCCGGAGTTGGAGGTTGTCGCTGGTAACGTTGTGTGCAGAGAGCAAGCTGCTGAATTGATCGCCGCCGGGGCTGATGCTTTGAGAATTGGTATGGGTTCTGGATCCATTTGTATTACACAAGAAGTGATGGCCTGTGGTAGACCACAGGCTACCGCAGTGTACAACGTCTGTGAGTTCGCCAAAAAATTCGGTGTGCCATGTATGGCCGATGGTGGTATTCAGAACATCGGACACATCATCAAGGCTATTGCATTAGGTGCCACCACTGTTATGATGGGAGGCCTTTTGGCAGGTACCACTGAAGCTCCAGGTAATTACTTCTATAGAGACGGCAAGAGATTAAAGGTTTATCGTGGTATGGGATCTATCGATGCTATGCAGCAGACTGATAGCAATGCTAATGCCTCTACTTCCAGATACTTCTCTCAGGACGACAAAGTTTTGGTTGCCCAAGGTGTTTCCGGTTCCGTCGAAGATAAGGGATCTATTGTCAAGTTCATTCCTTACTTGTTCAATGGCATGCAGCACTCTTGCCAGGATGTTGGTGTCAAGTCTTTGACTGCATTGATCGACGAGACTGCTAACGGTAAAGTGAGATTCGAGTTCAGAACTCCTTCTGCCCAGTTCGAAGGTGGTGTTCACAACTTGTACTCTTACGAAAAGAGATTGCACAACTGA
- the SPG1 gene encoding septum-promoting GTP-binding protein 1 (BUSCO:EOG09343VIS), with translation MDAYRSVSTRIPRSHSTSEALSEGVGGGRSISSAVDGHSHYDHQRHHQHNHRDQTSQLQQSQSQQQIHSRTRSAEKNTVTLKVGLIGDAQVGKTSLMVKYVENCFDEIYTQTLGVNFMERTIRIKNTEITFSIWDLGGEAEFTNMLPLVASDAVAVLFMFDLSRKSTLNSIKDWYRQARGFNRTAIPFLVGTKYDLFVDLPEPDQEEITRQAKKYAKAMNAPLIFSSTCASINIQKIFKIVISKTFDLRLKIPEIVNTGEPILLYQNI, from the coding sequence ATGGATGCATACAGAAGTGTTAGTACGAGAATACCTAGATCTCACAGCACATCAGAGGCATTGAGCGAAGGTGTCGGTGGTGGGAGGTCAATAAGTAGTGCTGTGGATGGCCACAGTCATTACGACCACCAGCGTCACCACCAACATAATCATAGAGATCAAACATCACAACTTCAACAGTCACAATCCCAACAGCAGATTCACTCGAGGACAAGATCTGCTGAGAAAAATACTGTGACTCTTAAAGTTGGACTTATAGGTGATGCACAGGTCGGTAAGACATCACTGATGGTGAAGTATGTTGAAAACTGCTTCGATGAAATTTATACACAGACTTTGGGAGTGAATTTTATGGAGAGAACGATCCGTATCAAGAACACGGAAATTACCTTTTCAATATGGGACCTTGGAGGAGAAGCTGAGTTCACTAATATGCTACCACTGGTGGCTAGCGACGCTGTTGCTGTACTATTTATGTTCGACCTTTCACGAAAATCAACACTAAATTCCATCAAAGATTGGTATCGTCAGGCTAGAGGTTTCAATAGAACGGCGATACCATTTCTAGTGGGCACTAAGTACGATTTATTTGTGGATCTGCCTGAACCggatcaagaagagattacGAGACAGGCCAAAAAGTACGCAAAGGCCATGAATGCTCCCCtaatcttttcttcaacctGCGCTTCCATAAATATCCAAAAGATATTCAAGATAGTCATTAGTAAGACCTTTGATCTTCGGCTGAAAATCCCGGAGATTGTCAATACCGGTGagccaattcttctctatcaGAATATATAA